A region of the Candidatus Eisenbacteria bacterium genome:
AGACACTCGATCGTCTCGAACATTTCGCCGCGGCCATGGAGACGATCGCGCGCGAGGCCGCCGAGAATCCGGAACAGCTGCGCCTGGCCCCTCACACGACGCCGGTGAGCCGGCTCGACGAGGGCCGCGCGGCGCGCGACCTGGTGCTCCACTGGCGCGCCACTCCGAGGCGCCCCGCCGCGGTCTCGCAGAGCGCGTCGAGCCGCTCGTGATGCCCGACTCGGTCGAGTGGTCGTTTCGTCCGTGGCGCGATCGACCCGCGGTGACCTGG
Encoded here:
- a CDS encoding aminomethyl-transferring glycine dehydrogenase subunit GcvPB (acts in conjunction with GvcH to form H-protein-S-aminomethyldihydrolipoyllysine from glycine; forms a heterodimer with subunit 1 to form the P protein), which translates into the protein TLDRLEHFAAAMETIAREAAENPEQLRLAPHTTPVSRLDEGRAARDLVLHWRATPRRPAAVSQSASSRS